In Onthophagus taurus isolate NC chromosome 6, IU_Otau_3.0, whole genome shotgun sequence, a genomic segment contains:
- the LOC111413946 gene encoding pickpocket protein 28-like has translation MPEILTEKDLPTKSDYIKRVKINSPWMYYNKEKENNKKFKNRKQLTVITTNLNRPIFTINKNDRFYGFENKENIDTEKKIKKKNPIRKLIFNNLDNYFDKSTLHGLRYVGDNTLTLGERIFWLLSFLTAIAFAAYFINIIYAKFNNSPVIISFSPTVVSVSEIPFPAITICSVNVVKKKEGERILKSGTDTERILLDDYCHTNYTAGKTSEDIDDVGDWETLKSFILNVTQSCPEMLKMCEWKQKEKNCNDIFNAILTDDGYCCTFNRLPLSYIFRNLKELNDLNETYPKYVHDWTPEKGYNSSVSLEALPLRSAGAGAHLGLTVILDAQVDSYYCTTTSSIGFKVLLSNPIETPKMADFGFFVRPGIEARIVVKPRKVDSTATLQSIDIVKRQCFFPRERYLQLYRTYTERNCKSECQANKTLGLCNCVPYFLPKNRTARICGKKHEVCVQKVKAQLEKPSLTPECNCLPSCFELSYEKSNSYNTISVKAKLRDDVLKSDSLEYFSENVAIVHFYYNENSFNKRIKSEIYGFSEFLSNTGGLLGLFLGFSFLSAVEIGYYIVIKTLVKLFKRHQNKNKIKNVVQSDDKDTIYPFLK, from the exons ATGCCAGAAATATTAACCGAAAAAGATTTACCAACGAAAAGCGATTACattaaaagagttaaaataaattctccctggatgtattataataaagaaaaagaaaataataaaaaatttaaaaacagaaAGCAATTAACTGTTATAACAACGAATTTAAATCGGCCAATTTTtacgattaataaaaatgatcgATTCTATGgtttcgaaaataaagaaaatatcgatactgagaaaaaaataaaaaagaaaaacccaataagaaaattaatttttaataatttagacAATTATTTCGACAAAAGTACTTTGCATGGATTAAGATACGTCGGAGATAACACTTTAACTTTGGGCGAAAGAATTTTTTGGTTACTCTCGTTTTTAACGGCAATCGCATTCGCAGCTTATTTCATCAACATTATTTAcgctaaatttaataacagcccggttattattagttttagcCCGACGGTTGTTAGTGTTAGTGAAATACCTTTTCCGGCGATTACAATTTGCAGCGTTAATGttgttaaaaagaaagaaggagaacgaattttaaaatcagg AACTGACACTGAAAGAATACTTCTCGACGATTATTGCCACACAAATTACACAGCTGGAAAAACATCGGAAGATATTGATGATGTTGGTGATTGGGAAAcgttaaaatcttttattttaaat GTGACTCAATCTTGCCCAGAAATGTTAAAGATGTGTGAAtggaaacaaaaagaaaagaattgtaacgatattttcaatgCAATTTTGACAGATGATGGATATTGTTGCACTTTTAATAGGTTACCATTAAGTTATATATTTAGAAATCT TAAAGAATTAAATGATCTTAATGAAACCTATCCAAAATATGTTCATGATTGGACACCTGAGAAAGGATATAATTCATCAGTATCATTAGAAGCACTTCCTTTACGATCAGCTG gtGCAGGAGCACATCTTGGTTTAACTGTAATTTTAGACGCACAAGTCGACAGTTACTATTGTACAACAACAAGCAGCATcggttttaaagttttattatcaaaCCCGATTGAAACGCCAAAAATGGCCGATTTTGGATTCTTTGTTCGTCCGGGAATCGAAGCTAGAATCGTTGTTAAACCGAGAAAAGTCGATTCAACGGCTACGTTACAAAGCATCGATATCGTGAAGAGGCAATGTTTTTTTCCGCGTGAACGATATTTACAACTTTATCGTACCTACACCGAAAGAAATTGCAAATCGGAGTGTCAAGCGAATAAAACTTTGGGACTTTGTAATTGTGTACCATATTTTTTACCAA AAAATCGAACGGCGAGAATTTGTGGGAAGAAACACGAAGTTTGTGTGCAAAAAGTTAAAGCACAACTGGAGAAGCCATCGTTAACACCGGA atgtAATTGTTTACCTTCATGTTTTGAACTTTCTTACGAAAAATCGAACTCTTACAATACGATTTCTGTAAAAGCTAAACTACGAGATGATGTATTAAAATCGGATTCTTTAGAATATTTCTc agAAAATGTCGCAAttgttcatttttattataacgaaAACAGCTTTAACAAGCGCATTAAAAGTGAAATATACGGATTTTCGGAGTTTTTAT CGAATACAGGTGGTTTGCttggtttatttttgggatttaGCTTCTTAAGCGCAGTTGAAATCGGATATTACattgttataaaaactttggttaagttatttaaacgacatcaaaataaaaataagattaaaaatgttgtacaAAGCGATGACAAGGATACTATTTATccttttcttaaataa
- the LOC111413934 gene encoding ATPase WRNIP1-like yields the protein MCDSEMKSTECPICNKNFPLNKIEQHVNTCLFLNSKENVPHSKRKRTPSPESKLNAQKSPKFTFKSSPKSSKLANIFVRPKDEVPSTSVKPNNEQKLKEKTECDLNFMVPLAKQVVPKTLNDFLGQQHILGDESVLKNLLEKQEIPNMILWGPPGCGKTSLATVIQEICKANSTKFKFVSLCATNCGVKDVQNIVSSAKLESKFKKRTILFMDEVHRFNKKQQDTFLPHVEKGEIILIGATTENPSFTINNALLSRCRVIVFQKLTDEDLLTILINAARRFNVQVIQGGFDDRGVLDTVCIEKTALKWLADVSDGDARIALTNLQLVLQNNRDKKTIINVEDIKEGIQKSHLLYDRKGEEHYNIISAMHKSIRGSDADAALYWTTRMIVSGEDPMFIARRMVRAASEDIGNADPNALQLAISTMQGCHLLGMPECDVLLAQCAIYLARAPKSREADSALAEAKRVISECRGSQPEVPMHIRNAPTKLMKDLGYGKLKPGEIPSFMPKGLEDVSFF from the exons atgtGTGATTCTGAAATGAAATCAACGGAGTGTCCgatttgcaataaaaattttccattaaataaaatagaacaaCACGTCAAtacatgtttatttttaaattcaaaggAAAATGTGCCAcattcgaaaagaaaaagaacacCTTCACCGGAATCCAAATTAAACGCACAAAAATCGCCTAAATTCACGTTTAAAAGTTCACCAAAATCATCTAAATtagcaaatatttttgtacGACCCAAAGATGAAGTACCTTCAACTTCGGTGAAACCGAACAAcgagcaaaaattaaaagaaaaaaccgaATGCGATTTAAACTTTATGGTACCGTTAGCAAAACAAGTtgttccaaaaactttaaatgacTTCTTGGGTCAACAACATATCTTGGGAGATGAAtcggttttaaaaaatcttttagaaaaacaagaaatcCCAAATATGATCCTTTGGGGACCACCCGGTTGTGGAAAAACCTCTTTGGCTACAGTTATTCAAGAGATTTGTAAAGCAAATAGcaccaaatttaaatttgtatcttTATGTGCTACAAATTGCGGCGTTAAGGATGTCCAAAACATTGTTTCTTCTGCAAAATTagaatcaaaattcaaaaaaagaacCATTCTCTTCATGGACGAAGTTCacagatttaataaaaaacaacaagaTACTTTTTTACCTCACGTTGAAAAAGGTGAAATTATTCTAATTGGGGCAACCACAGAGAATCCTTCTTTTACAATAAACAACGCACTTTTAAGTCGATGTCGAGTTattgtatttcaaaaattaactgaTGAGGATCTTTTAACAATCTTAATAAATGCGGCGAGACGATTTAACGTTCAAGTTATTCAGGGGGGTTTTGATGATCGAGGTGTATTAGATACGGTTTGTATTGAAAAAACTGCTTTGAAATGGCTCGCTGATGTAAGCGATGGAGATGCTAGAATCGCGTTGACTAATTTACAATTAGTTTTACAAAACAATCGTGATAAAAAAACGATTATAAACGTTGAAGATATAAAAGAGGGGATTCAAAAATCTCATTTACTTTACGATAGAAAAGGGGAAGAACATTACAATATCATTTCAGCCATGCATAAATCTATAAGAGGATCTGATGCGGATGCCGCGCTTTATTGGACCACAAGAATGATTGTAAGTGGAGAAGATCCAATGTTTATAGCTCGAAGAATGGTTAGAGCAGCTAGCGAAGATATAG GTAATGCAGATCCGAACGCTCTTCAATTAGCTATTTCAACAATGCAAGGGTGCCATTTACTCGGAATGCCGGAATGCGATGTATTGTTGGCGCAATGCGCGATTTATTTGGCAAGGGCCCCGAAGTCGCGCGAAGCCGATTCCGCTTTGGCAGAAGCGAAACGAGTCATTTCGGAATGCCGCGGATCTCAACCCGAAGTTCCTATGCATATTAGAAACGCACCGacgaaattaatgaaagaTTTGGGGTATGGGAAGTTAAAGCCGGGGGAAATTCCATCGTTTATGCCAAAGGGATTAGAagatgtttcatttttttaa
- the LOC111413936 gene encoding probable pseudouridine-5'-phosphatase produces the protein MNPSKFIITNLFISKKLPVYLNCRTKSTARYNLYAAVTHCIFDLDGTILDNQQSIDMANKEIFDMYHLQYTPEWRYKLMGKTCKSMWETVINELSLEECTWQKLDLEHSQLYDKYLMGAQLKPGVATLLQHLHKNNIPMAAVTSSSQLMMKKKTSHIKELMAMFSFIVCGDDPKLINSKPSGEIFTICKGCFKDNPPSQSCLVFENTPVGVLAAENASMKVVGISSVLTPFSSLRRADKVLNHFSEFKPEDYGLPSFSEVIH, from the coding sequence atgaacccatcaaaatttattattactaatcTGTTCATATCAAAAAAACTCccagtttatttaaattgtagaACAAAATCAACAGCACGTTACAATCTATATGCTGCGGTGACCCATTGTATCTTtgatttagatggaacaatACTCGATAATCAACAATCAATAGATATGGCAAATAAAGAGATTTTTGATATGTATCATTTACAATACACACCTGAATGGAGATATAAATTAATGGGAAAAACATGCAAATCAATGTGGGAAACAGTAATAAACGAGCTAAGTCTCGAGGAATGTACATGGCAGAAATTGGATCTTGAACATTCCCAATTATATGATAAATACTTAATGGGTGCTCAATTAAAACCGGGTGTTGCAACATTATTACAACatttacacaaaaataatataccCATGGCTGCAGTTACATCATCATCTCAATtaatgatgaagaaaaaaactTCACATATCAAAGAACTCATGGCAATGTTTTCGTTTATTGTGTGCGGTGATgatcctaaattaataaactcaAAACCAAGCGGtgaaatttttacaatttgtaAAGGATGTTTCAAAGATAACCCCCCATCTCAATCTTGTTTGGTGTTTGAGAACACCCCAGTTGGAGTTTTAGCAGCTGAAAATGCTTCTATGAAAGTTGTTGGAATTTCAAGCGTTTTAACACCTTTCTCATCACTTAGACGTGCCGATAAAGTACTTAATCATTTTAGTGAGTTTAAACCGGAAGATTATGGATTACCTTCATTCTCAGAAGTAATTCATTGA
- the LOC111413947 gene encoding isocitrate dehydrogenase [NAD] subunit gamma, mitochondrial-like, whose translation MLRSSKIIYSNSHFKKKINFTPLSSQRNYHNHQPPLGNEEIPHKPYGGRHIVTMLPGGGIGPELMNYVEDVVKFVNAPIDFEKCEIKDGPTLDEDLRNAIISIKRNGVGIKGTIEPNLNSLNFKNPNVEIRNKLDLFVNLTVCKSYPGITAKYKNVDVVVVRQNTEGEYAMLEHECRKGVIESLKIITQKNTMRVAKFAFDFATRFRRRKITVVHKANIMKLSDGLFLKTVKEVSKSYPHIKCNDIIVDATTMKIVSNPYDFDMLIMPNLYGTIINNVICGITGGAGLTSGSNYGSKYAIFEPACRTLGKTLQNKNIANPVAMLNATVSLLYHLKRDIYARIISEAIYKTICIDNQRTMDIGGDLHTSDMIDYLKENISLLYCEKYAGYQK comes from the exons atgttaagatcctcaaaaatcatttattcaaactcacatttcaaaaaaaaaattaattttacaccATTATCATCACAACGTAATTATCATAATCATCAACCACCTTTAGGTAACGAAGAAATCCCTCATAAACCTTACGGTGGTCGTCACATTGTAACAATGCTCCCCGGTGGAGGAATCGGCCCCGAATTAATGAATTACGTCGAAGACGTCGTTAAATTTGTAAACGCCCCGATTGATTtcgaaaaatgtgaaattaaaGACGGCCCCACTTTAGACGAGGATCTAAGAAACGCTATCATATCGATTAAAAGAAACGGAGTTGGAATTAAAGGAACGATCGAGCCGAATttgaattctttaaattttaaaaatcccaACGTCGAAATCAGGAATAAATTAGATTTGTTCGTTAATTTAACGGTTTGCAAATCTTATCCGGGTATCACGgcgaaatacaaaaatgttgatGTCGTTGTTGTTCGACAAAACACCGAGGGAGAATACGCAATGTTGGAGCATGAATGTAGAAAGGGCGTTATTGagagtttaaaaataattacgcAAAAGAATACGATGCGAGTTGCTAAATTTGCGTTTGATTTTGCAACGAGATTTCGTAGAAGAAAAATTACCGTTGTACATAAAGCGAATATTat GAAACTTTCCGAtgggttatttttaaaaacagttAAAGAAGTTAGCAAAAGCTACCCTCACATAAAATGTAACGATATCATCGTTGATGCTACAACTATGAAAATAGTTTCGAATCCCTACGATTTCGATATGCTAATAATGCCAAATTTATATGGAACTATAATAAATAACGTTATTTGTGGCATAACGGGAGGTGCAGGTTTAACTTCCGGTTCAAATTATGGCTCGAAATATGCCATTTTTGAACCAGCTTGTAGAACACTAGGAAAAACTTTGCAAA aCAAAAACATAGCAAATCCAGTTGCTATGTTAAACGCCACGGTCAGTTTATTGTACCATTTAAAACGCGATATTTACGCGAGAATTATCTCCGAAGCAATTTATAAGACAATTTGTATAGATAATCAAAGAACGATGGATATTGGAGGTGATTTGCATACAAGTGATATGatagattatttaaaagaaaatattagcTTGTTGTATTGCGAAAAATATGCtggatatcaaaaataa